Within the Thermoanaerobaculia bacterium genome, the region TGGTATGACGACTCCTTTCTCGGAGACACCGGGGACGCCACGACCTTTGCCGTGGGACTTACCGTGCCGGTCTTCTCCGGTGGAAGAATAAAATCTGAAGTCGGTGAAGCCAGGGCTCACCTCTCGGAAATGACCCATAATCTCAAGGCGATGGAGGAAGGAGTTGTCCTTCAGGTGAAACAGTCCCTCTACCGGATTGAAGAGACAAAAAGCCGGATCGGAGTCGCAAAGGGAAATGAAGAAGCGGCGGAACGCAACCTCTCCATTGTGGAGGAGAGGTATAAGAAGGGAATCATGAAGATTACCGACCTGCTCGATGCCGATACGGCGCTTACCGAAGCATACACGCGAACTCTCACCGCCCGTTACGACTATCTTCTGGCGGTCGAATCCTATTATCTTGCGACGGGGAAGGAGGAACTCTAATGAAACGATTTATGATTCTTCTTACAATTCTCACCATCACACTTGTCGGCTGTGGATCCCATGAGCCCGGGACCACCGAACCTCTGCCAGGCCTGGAAGTCTCCCTTACACCTGTTTCCATCCTGGAACGGGGAGACGCGGTTGCGGCCTCCGGTTCCATTACCAGCGGAAGGGAAGCCATGATTGCTTCCCGAATCATGGGACAGGTCACGAAAAAGTATGTGAAGGCGGGGGATGTAGTGAAAAAGGATGAAACGCTTCTCACACTTGATGACCGAACCGTTCGGGGTCAGATCTCCCAGGCCAGGGGTGCCCAGGCCCAGGCTCAGGCTGCCCTGACTCTTGCCGAAACCAATTGGAAACGCTTCCGTGAGCTCTTCGACCGGAAGGCTGCAAGCCAGCTGGAACTCGATATGGCCGAGATGCAGTACAGCCAGGCGAAGGGAGCGGTCGAACAGGCCGAAGGAGCCGTTCAGGCCGCCACGTCGATGCTGGATGATGCCATTATCCGTGCTCCCTTCTCGGGAACGGTCCTGGATGTGATGGTCCGTGAAGGAGACATGGTGGCTCCGGGGTACCCGGTACTGCGGCTGGCGGATCGCTCCCGGCTGGAACTGGTTGTAAACGTGAAGGAAAGCGATCTTGATCGTGTCAATCGCGCCACGGTCGTTACCTGCGATTTCCCGTCGGCCGGAATTGTGAACCTTCCCGCTCGAATCGCTGAAGTCATCTCTGCCGCCGATCCCATGACCCACACCTTTCAGGTCAAGCTCAAAGTGGACGAAGATCCACGGTTAAAGTCCGGCATATATGGAAGGGCTCTTTTTACCGACCCGGGTCTCACTCAATCGCGCCTTTACGTCCCGGCCGCGGCACTGGTTCAGCGGGGTCAGCTCTCCATGGTCTTCACCGTGGAGGACCATAAGGCCGTCATGAACGTGGTCCGGGCCGGTGAGGTTGAAGGCGAACTGGTAGAGATCCTGAGCGGATTGACCGGAGATGAGCAGGTTGTCCTCCAGAATGCCGGACAGCTCTTCCATGGAAGGCCCGTGGAGGTTCTGCCATGACCCAGGGCGGCGATTTCCTGTCCTATCTCCGGCGACCCCTGGGCCTGGCCGGACGGATGGCCAGGTATTTTATCCAGTCCAAGCTGACGGTTCTTCTCGTCATCACTTCACTCCTGCTGGGACTCTTCGCCATTTCCATCACCCCGAGGGAAGAAGAACCTCAGATCAAAGTCCCCATGGTGGACATCATGGTTCCCTATCCGGGAAACTCCGCTTCCCAGGTGGAGAACCAGCTTCTCCTTCCCCTGGAACGGAGAATTGACGAGATCAAGGGGGTCCGCTACGTCTACGGGACGGCCTACAACGATTTCGCGTTCCTCATTGTGCGTTTCTACGTGGGTGAAGATCCGGAAATCAGTCTGGTTAAAGTGAAGAAACAGCTGGAAGCTTATCGGCATGAACTCCCGGAAGGCTCCATGGATCCGATCGTCCGCCTGAAGACAATCGATGATGTCCCCGTTCTCGGCCTTACGTTGTGGAGTGAAAATCTTGACCATACCGAGCTGTACGATGCCGCAACGGAGCTCTCCACACGGCTGAAGACCGTGGCCGATGTCTCCGCAGTGGAAATCCTGGGCGGGAATCCCCAGGTTCTCCAGATCAAGCTGGACGAAGAGAGGATGCGGACCTTCTTTGTCAGTCCCCTTCAGGTATGGCAATCCCTCAGCAAAGCCAACGTCATCATACCGGCCGGGGTAATGAAGGGCCGGGAAGCGGCGATCGTTTTAGAATCGGGAAAGCATTTTTCCTCTTTGGAAGAAGTCCGTAACGCTGTAATCGGAGCCTATAACGGCAGACCCGTATACCTGGGTGAAATTGCAGACATTTCTCTCGGCGGAGACGAAGTCGAATCCTTTGCCCTCTTTCAGAGCAAAGAGCAGCCCGTCGCCGTTCCAGCCGTGACACTCTCCGTCGCCAAGAAGCGGGGAGTCAATGCCGTGACGCTGGTGGAAACCCTGCAGAAGGAAGTGGACCAGCTGAAGGCTCAGGTCCTTCCCCCTTCTGTCCATCTCGAAGTGACCCGGAATTACGGGGAGACCGCCAAGGAAAAGTCCGACGAGCTCCTGGAGCACATGTTGATCGCCACGATCTGCGTGGTGATTTTCATGGGCTTTGCCCTGGGACGCAAGGAGGCCATCGTTGTTCTCGTAGCCATCCCGGTCACGCTGGCCCTTACCCTCATGGCTTCCTACATGTTTGGATACACCCTGAACCGCGTGACCCTCTTCGCCCTGATCTTTTCGATTGGAATCCTGGTGGATGACGCCATCGTCGTGGTGGAAAACATGCACAGACATTTCAGCCTCGGCTGGGGCAAGCCGATGCAGATGGCCCCCTACGCCGTTGATGAAGTGGGGAATCCCACGATCCTGGCGACCTTTACCGTTATCGGTGCCCTCCTTCCGCTGGCCTTTGTCTCGGGACTCATGGGGCCCTACATGCGTCCTATCCCGATCAACGCATCGGCCTCCATGTTCTTCTCCCTTCTGGTGGCGTTCACCATCTCACCATGGCTGGCGTTCAAGCTCTTTGTTAAAGGTCACAGGGAAGAATCTCCCAGCCTTCAGGTACGGGAGGAAACGGAAGAAGAGAGCAAGTTTCACAGGCTCTATGACCGGATCATGCGCCCGATCATCGCGCACCCCATCCTCCGATTCTCCATGTTTGCGGTGGTCATTCTTCTTCTCTTTGCCTCGATCGGCCTCGTCTTTATGAAAGCCGTGACGGTGAAAATGCTTCCCTTCGACAACAAGAGTGAATTCCAGGTCGTGGTGGACATGCCCGAGGGCACACTGCTGGAACGAACGTCCGAGGTCTCCCTGGCTCTCGGCAAAGAGCTGGAAACCCTGCCGGAAGTCGAATCGATCGTCTATTATGTGGGAACCCATTCCCCCATAAATTTTAACGGTTTGGTCCGCCATTACGACATGCGCCGCGGGAGCCACGTGGCTGACATCCAGGTCAATCTCGTTTCGAAGCACGACCGGGATCGGAAGAGCCATGCCATTGCCGCGGACGTCCGTCATAAACTGCGGGAAATCGGAGAAACCATGGGGGCCAATGTCAAGCTGTCCGAAGTTCCCCCGGGACCTCCCGTCCTCTCCACCCTGGTTGCGGAAGTTCACGCGGAAGACCATCAGGCCGAACGGGACCTTGCACGGCAGGTGGAGGAAATCTTTCGATCCACCGAGGGTGTGGTGGATGTGGATACCTACATTGAAGCTCCCCAGCCCAAGGTCGTGTATCGTGTGGATCAGGAAAAGGCCGCACTGGCTGGAATTACCACAGAGCAGGTGGCGGCGAGCCTGCGACTTTCCGCCGCCGGCATGGACGCCGGTCTTCTCCATACGAACCGCAGCCGGTATCCCATACCTCTCCGGCTCCGGCTCCCCCTGGAGGATCGCCACAGGCCGGAGGACCTCCTGGATGTGGCACTCCACGGTGCAGACGGTCGAATGGTTCCCATTGGAGAGCTGGTTTCGATCGAGCAGACCGTTCAGGAAGCCCCCATCCACCACAAGAACCTCCGACCCACAACTTACGTGATCGGAGATGTGGCCGGGCATCTTGAAAGCCCCGTGTATGCCATCCTTGCCATGCAGGACAGGATAAGCAAGCTCCCCGGCGTCAGCCTGATCTCCACCCACGAAGCCAACCCGTCAGAAACTCGGGTCATCAAGTGGGACGGAGAGTGGCAGATTACATACGAAGTCTTCCGTGACATGGGAATTGCCTTTGCCGTCGTGCTGGTTCTCA harbors:
- a CDS encoding efflux RND transporter periplasmic adaptor subunit translates to MKRFMILLTILTITLVGCGSHEPGTTEPLPGLEVSLTPVSILERGDAVAASGSITSGREAMIASRIMGQVTKKYVKAGDVVKKDETLLTLDDRTVRGQISQARGAQAQAQAALTLAETNWKRFRELFDRKAASQLELDMAEMQYSQAKGAVEQAEGAVQAATSMLDDAIIRAPFSGTVLDVMVREGDMVAPGYPVLRLADRSRLELVVNVKESDLDRVNRATVVTCDFPSAGIVNLPARIAEVISAADPMTHTFQVKLKVDEDPRLKSGIYGRALFTDPGLTQSRLYVPAAALVQRGQLSMVFTVEDHKAVMNVVRAGEVEGELVEILSGLTGDEQVVLQNAGQLFHGRPVEVLP
- a CDS encoding efflux RND transporter permease subunit; amino-acid sequence: MTQGGDFLSYLRRPLGLAGRMARYFIQSKLTVLLVITSLLLGLFAISITPREEEPQIKVPMVDIMVPYPGNSASQVENQLLLPLERRIDEIKGVRYVYGTAYNDFAFLIVRFYVGEDPEISLVKVKKQLEAYRHELPEGSMDPIVRLKTIDDVPVLGLTLWSENLDHTELYDAATELSTRLKTVADVSAVEILGGNPQVLQIKLDEERMRTFFVSPLQVWQSLSKANVIIPAGVMKGREAAIVLESGKHFSSLEEVRNAVIGAYNGRPVYLGEIADISLGGDEVESFALFQSKEQPVAVPAVTLSVAKKRGVNAVTLVETLQKEVDQLKAQVLPPSVHLEVTRNYGETAKEKSDELLEHMLIATICVVIFMGFALGRKEAIVVLVAIPVTLALTLMASYMFGYTLNRVTLFALIFSIGILVDDAIVVVENMHRHFSLGWGKPMQMAPYAVDEVGNPTILATFTVIGALLPLAFVSGLMGPYMRPIPINASASMFFSLLVAFTISPWLAFKLFVKGHREESPSLQVREETEEESKFHRLYDRIMRPIIAHPILRFSMFAVVILLLFASIGLVFMKAVTVKMLPFDNKSEFQVVVDMPEGTLLERTSEVSLALGKELETLPEVESIVYYVGTHSPINFNGLVRHYDMRRGSHVADIQVNLVSKHDRDRKSHAIAADVRHKLREIGETMGANVKLSEVPPGPPVLSTLVAEVHAEDHQAERDLARQVEEIFRSTEGVVDVDTYIEAPQPKVVYRVDQEKAALAGITTEQVAASLRLSAAGMDAGLLHTNRSRYPIPLRLRLPLEDRHRPEDLLDVALHGADGRMVPIGELVSIEQTVQEAPIHHKNLRPTTYVIGDVAGHLESPVYAILAMQDRISKLPGVSLISTHEANPSETRVIKWDGEWQITYEVFRDMGIAFAVVLVLIYIMVVGWFRSFIVPLVIMAPIPLTLVGILPGHWISGIFFTATSMIGFIALAGVIVRNSILLVDFVNLELQSGSELLDAVIKAGAVRFRPIVLTAAALVVGGLVIILDPIFEGLAVSLIAGVTVATFLTLIVIPTLYYVYLKGGDRYKELQGENHESE